One Thiocapsa sp. genomic window, TAATGTCGCCGATGTCGGCCGAGGCGACGGTGGTGCGCAACTACATCGACACCCTGGTCGCGGTGCCCTGGAAGAAGCGCACGCGCATCCGCAACGACATCAAGGTCGCCGAGGCGGTCCTGGACAAGGATCACTATGGTCTGGAGCGCGTCAAGGAACGCATCCTCGAGTATCTCGCGGTCCAGCAGCGGGTGCGTAAGCTCAAAGGCCCCATCCTCTGTTTGGTCGGCCCGCCCGGTGTGGGCAAGACCTCGCTCGGCCAGTCCATCGCGCGGGCGACCAACCGTCAGTTCGTGCGCATGTCGCTCGGCGGCGTGCGCGACGAGGCCGAGATCCGCGGACATCGTCGAACCTACATCGGCGCGCTGCCCGGCAAGATCATCCAGAATCTCTCCAAGGCCGGCTCGCGCAACGCCTTCTTCCTGCTCGACGAGATCGACAAGATGGCGATGGACTTCCGCGGCGACCCCGCCTCGGCGCTGCTCGAGGTCCTGGACCCGGAGCAGAACCATACCTTCAACGATCATTACCTGGAGGTCGACTTCGACCTCTCCGAGGTGATGTTCGTCGGTACCGCGAACACCCTGAACATCCCGCCCGCGCTGCTCGACCGCATGGAAGTGATCCGTCTCTCGGGTTACACCGAGGACGAGAAGGTCGCGATCGCCGAGCGCTATCTGCTCCCCAAGCAGATGAAGAACAACGGTCTGAAGGACGGCGAGGTGTTGATTCGCGAGAGCGCGTTGCGCGACATCATTCGACACTATACGCGCGAGGCCGGTGTGCGCAGTCTCGAGCGCGAGATCTCCAAGATCTGCCGCAAGGTCGTCAAGGAGGTGCTGCTCAAGAAACGCGATACGGCCACGACGGTCAGCGCAAAGAACCTCGAAAAGTATCTGGGCGTGCAGCGTTTCCGCTACGGTCGCGCCGACGAGCACGACCAAGTCGGCCAGGTTACCGGTCTGGCCTGGACCGAGGTCGGCGGCGAGCTGCTTCGGATCGAGTCGGCCTTGGTCCCCGGCAAAGGAAAGTTCACCTACACGGGTCAGTTGGGCGACGTGATGCAGGAGTCCATCCAGGCCGCGATGACCGTGGTGCGCTCGCGCGCCGACGCGCTCGGGGTCCCCCCGGACTTCCACAACACGCTCGACGTGCACATCCACGTTCCCGAGGGGGCCACTCCGAAGGACGGCCCGAGTGCCGGCGTGGCGATGTGCACGGCCCTGGTGTCCGCCTTGACGAAGATCCCCGTGAAGGCAAGCGTCGCCATGACCGGCGAGATCACCTTGCGCGGGGAGGTCTTGCCGATCGGCGGGCTCAAGGAGAAGCTCCTTGCGGCGCACCGTGGCGGCATCGAGACGGTGATCATTCCGCTCGAGAACGAGCGGGATCTCACCGAGATCCCGAAGAACATCAAGCAGCATCTGCACATCCATCCGGTACGCTGGATCGACGAGGTGCTCGACATCGCGCTGACGAAACGCCCGGAACGCATCGCTGCCGAGGTTGACGGGAGCGACCCGATCACGGTCGAAGAGGACAAGCGCGAGGCCCCGGCCGAGCCTGTACGCGATCAGACCGCTCGACTCCACCATTGATAACAGCAAAAAGCCGGTTGCCCTCGTCTGGACTCCGATTTAGCATGCAGCGCAGGTCGGTTGTGCCGCTGAGACGGTGTAATGGTCCCGCTCATCGGACGTAAGCCGATTTCGGCTTCTTCGGCGTCGGGGGCGCGTTTTGGCGCACAGTGAACGAATCAACAGGGGGAGCAATGAATAAATCGGACGAAAAGTCAGCCGCGGTCAAGGCACTAAATAAGTCGGAGCTTATCGAAAAGATGGCGGATGCCGCGGATATCTCGAAAGCAGCGGCGGGGAAGGCACTCGATGCCTTCACGGACGCGATCGGCGAGGCACTGAAGGTGGGCAAAACCGTTTCCCTAATCGGCTTCGGAACCTTCGCAGTGAAGGAGCGCGCCGCGCGCACCGGTCGTAACCCTCAGACGGGTGCGGCAATCGAGATCAAGGCGTCGAAGACGCCTTCATTTAAGGCTGGCAAAGCCCTGAAGGACGCAGTACAATAGTTGTTCGTCTGAAGGGTGCTTAGCTCAGCTGGGAGAGCATCGCCCTTACAAGGCGAGGGTCGCAGGTTCGATCCCTGCAGCACCCACCAAGTGCTTAGGAGCCAACGCGTTTCCGGGCCAAGGTTTTTCGGAGCGGTAGTTCAGTTGGTTAGAATACCGGCCTGTCACGCCGGGGGTCGCGGGTTCGAGTCCCGTCCGCTCCGCCATCACTGCCAGTCGGGGATACCGCCTTCGGTATCCCCGATTTCTCTCCCGGATCCATCCTCCACCGCCCCAATCAGCAGTTGATCGCCTCATGCTTCAAGCCATTCGGGAACGTGCCCAAGGCTGGCTCGCCTGGGTCATCGTCGGACTCATCAGTATTCCATTCGCCCTTTGGGGTATCCAATCTTACCTGGGTGTCGGGGGTGAGCCCGTCGTCGCAACGGTCAACGGGGTCGACATCACCGACCGTGATCTGAGTCGACGTGCTCAGCAGGCGCGCATCGAGCTGCGCGAGCGTCTCGGCGCGGCCTACGATCCGGCACTCTTCGAGGAAGGGCGCCTGCGTGCCGAGGTCCTCGACGACATGATTCGGCAGACGCTGCTGCTGGATGCCTCCAACCGTATCGGCATGCGGGTGTCGGACGAGGAGGTGCGCATACAGATCCTCTCCGAGCCCGCCTTTCAGCGCGACGGCCGGTTCGACCGCGAATCCTACGAGCGATTGCTCCGGCTACAGGGGCTGTCTCCCGCGCAGTTCGAGGAGCAGCTGCGTCAGCAGTTGATCGGAAATCAGCTGTTGCGTGCCGTAGTGGGAAGCGAGCTCATCACGAGCCGGGAGCTCGACGACTATCGGCGACTCGCCGGTCAGACCCGAGAGCTCTCGTATGCCGTCATGCCCGCGGCGGATTTCCAAAGCGACGCCCCGATCGGCGAGGACGAGATCCAAGCCTTTTACGCGGCGAACGCGGCGCGTTTCCAAAGCCCGGAAATGGTCACGTTGGAGTATCTGGTGCTCGATGTCGGCGAGCTTGCGAAGGGTGCCGAGATCGGCGACGACGAGCTTCTGCGCGTCTACGAGCAGGATCAGTCACGCTTCGGTCAGCCCGAGCTGCGCAGCGTGCGTCATCTTCTCGCGACCGTGCCGCAAGACGCGGACGAGGCTTCGGCGCAGGCCGTCGAGGCGCAGGTGCAGTCCATTCGGGAGCGGATCCTCGCGGGCGAGGCGTTCGACGAGGTCGCGCGCTCCGAGTCGCAGGATCCCGGAAGCGCGAGCGAGGGCGGATCGCTCGGGACCATCGAGCAAGGCATCATGGATCCGGTGTTCGATATGGTGGCCTTCGCACTACCGGAGGGCGAGCTCAGCCAGCCTGTGCGCACGCGCTTCGGCTATCACCTCATCGAGGTCACCGAGATCATTCCACCGGCCGTGAAGTCGTTCGACGAGGTCAAGGAAGAGCTTCGTGCCGAGGTCTCGCGCCAGCGTGGCGAATCGCTGTTCTACGATCTCGGCGAGCGGCTCGCCAATGTGGCCTACGAAACCCCGGATAGCCTGGAGCCTGCGGCGGAGGAGCTTGGTTTGACGCTCCAGCAAAGCGATTGGATCGGTCGCGCGGGCGGCGAAGGCGTGCTCGGTCATCCTCGGGTGACGGGCGCCGCGTTCAGCGACGAGGTTCTCGTGGGTCGCAACAACAGCGATCTGATCGAGCCCGAGCGCGATGTCCTTCGCGCCGTCGTCTTGCGTGTTGCGGATCACCGTGTGGCGGCGGTGCGGCCGCTCGACGAGGTGCGGGACGAGATCGTCGAGGCGCTGCGTTCGGAGCGAGCAGGCGAGGCGGCTCTGCAGGCGGCCGGCACCGCTGTCGAGCAGCTTCGGCAAGGCATGCATTGGTCCGAGGCGATGCCTTCGGCGGTCGTCGAGACCCCGGGTGCAGTGGCTCGGGATCTTCAGAGCGTTCCGGCGCCGGTTCGGCAGTTGGCCTTTACCCTGCCTGCGCCCGTCGAGGGTACGGCAAGCGTCGGTACGACGGTGCTGGAGAACGGAGACGTGGCGGTGATTCAAGTGACCGAGATCAAGGACGGCGACACGACGCCGTCGGAGGGTCCTTCACCCGCATCCGAGGCCGAGATGCTTGCCCAATTGCTCGGCCGTCACGTCTACGACGGGATGCTCGGCGACATGCAATTGCGCGCCAAGGTGGAACGCAAACCAATCAAGATGACTTCCGACCTCTGACCCGACCTCTGACCCGACCTCTGCCCCGACCTTCGCTCCAGGCTCCGCCGATCGGTCCACAACGGGCGACCGCTCGGCGGAGCGACCGGGTCAACTTCCCCGCCGCCCGCCGCCCCGACCTCAGCCCAAACCCAGGATGTGGTAACCGGTATCGACGTACAGCACGTCTCCCGTAATGCCGCTCGCCAGATCCGAGCACAGGAAGGCGGCAGCATTTCCCACCTCCTCGATACTGACGTTGCGCCGCAAGGGCGTGCGCTCCTCGACCTTCTTGAGCATATCGCGAAAATCCGAGATCCCGGCCGCGGCAAGCGTGCGGATAGGGCCGGCGGAGACGGCGTTCACGCGCGTCCCGTGCGGTCCGAGCGATGCCGCGAGATAGCGCATGTTTGCCTCGAGACTCGCCTTCGCCACGCCCATGACGTTGTAGTTGGGAACGGCCCGCACGGCGCCCAGATAGGTCATGGTGACGAGTGCGCCGTTGCGTCCCTGCATCATCCCGCGGCCTGCCTTGGCCAGTGCGGCGAAGCTATAGGAGCTGATGTCGTGGGCGGTCGCGAAGCCTTCACGCGTGACGGCATCGACATAGTCGCCCTCGAGCTGATCGCGCGGGGCGAAGGCCAGCGAATGGACGATGCCGTCCAGGCCGTCCCAGCGCTCGGCCAGCGCGGAGAACAGTGCCTCGATCTCGCTGTCGCTGCCGACGTCGAGCGGAAAGGTCAGATCCGAGCCGCACTTGGCCGCCATGTCTTCGACGCGGGACTTGAGCTTGTCGTTCTGGTAGGTCAAGGCGATCTCGGCACCCTCGCGGTGCATGGCCTCGGCACAACCCCAGGCGATGGATCGGTTGCTGGCGACCCCGGTAACGAGGATCTTCTTTCCGCTTAGGAATCCCATAATTCGATATCTCTTCCGTTCAGTGGGCGTTCAGTGGGCCGCGCCGGGTGGCGTGCAGTTCGGTCGGGGCGGGAGGGGCTGCACCGGATCAATCGACCCTTGAAGTTGTCGGTGCGATCGTCCGAAGATCGAGGTCCGCACCGTCGTAGATCCGACGGGCGGCGTCTGCGCCTCGGCGCGAACCCCTCGAGGCCGATGCAATCCCGCTTCTCACCCCCATTTGCGGGTCTAACATTACAGAAACTCGGGTATCGGTGAAAGGGTCAGACGTGCGGTCAATCGAGCGGTTCGACATCGGGGGACGTTTTCTGTTTGGTCTGGCCGCCGTCCTGCTGGCGGGATGCGGCGAGGCGCCTTGGAACGACCCCTACCCGGCCGGCGAGGCGACGAGCAATCGGGTCTACAGCTCGTTCGCCGAGCGGCCCAAGCATCTGGACCCGGCGCGCTCCTACAGCGCCGACGAGTATGCCTTCCTCGCACAGATCTACGAGCCGCCGCTTCAGTACCATTTTCTGCTGCGTCCCTATCGTCTGGTGCCGCTCACGGCGCTCGAGGTGCCCGAGCCCGCTTACTTCGACATCGACGGCAACCCGCTCCCGCAGGATGCACCGGCCGAGTCGATCCATCGCAGCGATTATCTGATCCGCATCCAGCCCGGGATTCGCTATCAGCCCCATCCGGCGTTCGCCGCGGACGAGACCGGCGCCTATCGCTATCACGCCCTGACCGCGCGTGATCTGCGCGGAATCAACCCGCTCGGGGACTTCGAGCAGACCGGCACCCGCGAGCTGACGGCGGAGGACTATATCCACCAGATCAAGCGTCTGGCTGCGCCCTGGGCACATTCACCCATTGCGGGCGTGATGCAGAAGCATATCTTCGGGTTCGAGGACTACGCGGAGAGCCTCGCGCAGACCGCCGAAACCGATCCGTTGCAGCGCGTGACCAGACTCAAAGCGTCCGAGATCGCCGGTGTCGAGCGCGTCGATCCTTACAGTTACCGCATCAGCGTCAAGGGCAAGTATCCGCAGTTCGCCTACTGGCTCGCCATGCCCTTCTTCGCCCCCATGCCTTGGGAGGCCGAGGTCTTCTACGCCCAGCCGGGGTTGAGAGAGCGCAACATTACGCTGGACTGGTACCCGGTCGGCACCGGTCCCTTCATGCTCGGCGAGAACAATCCCAACCTTCGCATGGTGCTCGAGCGCAACCCGAATTTCCGCGGCGAGCCCTACCCGAGCGAGGGCATGCCGGACGATGCGGCATCCGGGATCCTCGCCGATGCCGGCCGACCGATGCCCTTCATCGAGGAGGCCGTCTACAGCCTCGAGAAGGAAAGCATCCCGCGCTGGAACAAGTTCCTGCAGGGCTTCTACGACAGCTCCGGGATTGCGTCCGACGCCTTCGACCAAGCCGTTCAGATCGACGCCGGGGGCGAGCCCGTGCTCACCGATGCGATGCGCGAGCGCGGGATCAGCCTGCTGACATCGGTCGAGCCGTCCGTCATGTACATGGGATTCAACATGCTCGATCCCGTGATCGGCGGGGACTCGGAGCAGGCGCGCCTCCTGCGGCGCGCCATCGCGATCGCGGTGGACTTCGAGGAGTTCATCTCCATCTTCACCAACGGTCGCGGTCTGGTCGCGCAGGGCCCCATCCCGCCGGGGATCTTCGGCTACCGCGAGGGCGAGGCGGGGATCAATCCATTCGTCTATGCATGGGTCGAGGGGCGGGCCGTGCGGCGAGGTCTCGACGAGGCGCGCGTCCTGATGGAGCAAGCAGGATATCCGGGCGGTCGCGACCGGGAGACCGGGCGAGCGCTCACGATCAACTACGAGGCGATCGCGACCGGTCCCGACGACCGCGCCCGTCTGAACTGGATCCGCAAGCAATTCGCCAAGCTCGGCATCGAGCTCGTGATCCGCTCCACCGACTACAACCGCTTTCAGGAGAAGATCCGCAACGGGACCGGTCAGGTCTTCATGTGGGGCTGGAACGCGGACTACCCGGACCCGGAAAATTTTCTCTTCCTGCTCTACGGGCCGAACGGCAAGGTCGAGCATCAAGGCGAGAACGCGTCGAACTATGCCAACCCGGAATTCGATCGTCTCTTCAATACGATGCGTTTTATGGACGACGGCCCCGAGCGCCAGGCCGCAATCGACCGCATGGTCGAGATCGCCCGCACGGACGCGCCTTGGCTCTGGGGCTTCAACCCCAAGGCGTTCAGCCTGCATCATCGGTGGATGTACAACGCCAGTCCGAACCAGATGGCGAACAACACACTCAAGTATCGTCGGGTCGACCCCGCGCTGCGCGAGCGGCTACGCCATGAATGGAATCCGCCGATCCTCTGGCCGCTGTGGGCGATCGGTGTGCTCATCGTGGTGATCGTCCTGCCGGCGCTCTGGCTGGTGTGGCGGCGCGAGCGGAGCACCGCGCTGTGACGGCCTACATCATCCGTCGATTGATCTATGCGATCCCGATCCTGATCGGGGTCAACCTCATTACCTTCGTGCTCTTCTTCGTGGTCAACGCGCCGGACGACATGGCGCGGATGCATCTCGGCGAGAAACGGGTCACCGAGGAGGCGATCCAGACCTGGAAACAGGAGCACGGCTACGACCGGCCCTTGCTCTACAACGCGGATGCCTCCGGCCTCGGACGCTTCACGGAGACCATCTTCTTCGAGAAATCGATCCGCTTGTTCGTCTTCGACTTCGGCTCGTCCGACAACGGTCGCGATATCGGCTACGACATCTCACAACGCATGTGGCCGAGTCTGGCCATCGCCATCCCCGTGCTGCTGGTCGGGCTCGCCTTCAACATCTCCTACGCGCTCTTCATCGTGTTTTTTCGCGCGACCTATGTGGACATCGGCAGTGTCGTCCTGCTGGTGGCCATGATGTCGATCTCGGGCCTCTTCTACATCATCGGCGGGCAGTTTCTGCTCGGCAAGCTCTTCCACTTGGTACCCATCTCGGGTTACGACACGGGCGTGGAGGCCTGGAAGTTCCTGATCCTTCCGGTGATCGTGGGCGTGATCGGCGGGATCGGGGCGGGCACCCGCTGGTATCGCACGCTTTTTCTGGAGGAGATCTCGAAAGACTATGTCCGCACCGCCAGGGCCAAGGGCTTGAGCGAGCGGCGTGTGCTCTTCCGCCATGTCTTGCAGAATGCCCTGATCCCCATCCTGACGGGTGTCGTGGTGGTGCTGCCGCTGCTGTTCATGGGCAGTCTCATTACCGAGTCCTTCTTCGGGATCCCGGGGCTCGGCAGCTACACGATCGACGCCATCAACAGCCAGGATTTCGCGATCGTGCGCTCGATGGTGTTCCTCGGGGCCGTGCTCTATATCGTCGGGCTGATCCTGACGGATATCTCGTACACGTTGGTGGATCCGCGGGTTCGGTTACAGCCATGAGCGTGTTGCCGGTTGTGCTCTGGACCGATGGTTTGGTGTTCCTGCTCTTGGCGTTGATCGCCGCCTTCGTGTTCTATGCCTCCGGGCACGAGCACATGCGCGCACCCTGGCGGCGTGTCGTGCGCTCCCGGGTGGGCGTGGCGACGATCGTCGTGCTGGGTTTCTATGTCGTCGTCGGGTTGCTCGATACGGTGCATTTTCGGCTTGCGCTCGACCGACAAGGGGATGTCGGCGCCGAGACCCGCTATTCGCCCGAGGTCTTGAGTCTGCTCGACCTGGCGCTGAGCGGGTTACGCGCGCGTCAGGAGAAGACCTATTCGGCGCCCTTCGCCACCCACCTCTTCGTGAAGGAGGCGATCGAGCAGCCGGACGGTACGCTGCTACGCGATTATCCTCGGCTCGAATACGGTGGCGCGCATCTGGAGGATCCCGCGCGTCAGCGCGGCTTCGACATCGCCTGGCGCGCCGCGTGGGGTGCGCTGCAGGGCTTGGTCATCTGGGTGTTGCTGGCGACCGGGATCCTGTGGCTGATCGCCCGCTCGCGCGGGGAGACGCAGGCGGCGACCCGCGCGGCCATCCTGGCGGGGCGCACGCCGATCCCCTGGCGGACTGCCCTCGTGATGCTCGGCATCATGCTGGTGTCGAGCGCCGTTGCGGGCGAGCTGGCGCTCAAGTACCACATCCTGGGAACGGACAAGGTCGGCGAGGATGTCTTCTATCAGACGCTCAAGAGTATCCGCACCGGGCTGCTGATCGGCACACTCACCACCCTGGTGATGCTGCCCGCTGCGGTCTTGCTCGGCATCATGGCCGGCTATTTCAGGGGCTGGGTCGACGACGTCATCCAGTATCTCTACACCACGCTGAACTCCATCCCGGGGGTGCTCCTGATCGCCGCGGCCATCCTCTTGCTGCAGGTCTACATGAGCAACCATGCCGACGACTTCGCGAGCCTGGTCGAGCGCGCGGATCTGCGCCTGCTGTTCCTGGTGCTGATCCTGGGCGTGACCAGTTGGACCGGGCTCTGTCGGCTGCTGCGCGGGGAGGCCCTGAAGCTGCGCGAGGTCGACTATGTCCAGGCGTCCACCGCCCTGGGCGTCGGTCACTTCACCCTGATCGGCCGGCATATCCTGCCCAACGTCATGCACATCGTGCTGATCACGTTGGTGTTGGACTTCAGCGGGCTGGTGCTCGCCGAGGCCGTGCTCTCCTACATCAACATCGGCGTGGACCCGACCATGAATTCATGGGGGAACATGATCAACAGCGCACGGCTCGAGCTGGCCCGGGATCCGGTCGTCTGGTGGTCACTCACCGCTGCATTCGTCTTCATGTTCGCCTTGGTGCTTGCGGCGAACCTCTTTGCCGACGTGGTGCGCGATGCCTTCGATCCGAGACTCAAGGGTGCACGCTGATCGCATCTGCGAGCCCCCTATGCGTGCCGTGCGTCCGTGCGGTTCAATCGCTTGTTTTGAAGCGAAGAGGGAGAGCGTCTGATGTCGTCCGATGTGCTGCTCGAGGTCTCTGGGCTGACGACGCTGCTCGGGGATGCCGCGCGCCCGGTTCGGGTCGTCGACGGGATCGACCTGACGATCCGTCGAGGCGAAACCTTCGTGCTGCTCGGAGAATCCGGATGCGGCAAGTCCATGACGGCGCTCTCGCTGATGCGGCTCCTGCCGCCGTCCGGGCGCGTCGCGGCCGGCGCGGTGCGCTTGGCCGGAACCGATCTGCTGCGCCTGACCGAGGCCGAGATGCGCCACGTGCGCGGCGGGCGCATGGCGATGATCTTTCAGGAGCCGCAAACCTCGCTCAACCCGGTCATGAGCGTCGGCGATCAGATCGCCGAGGCGGTCCGGGTCCATGAAGGGGGATCGCGCGATCGCACACCGGCGCGGGTCGTGGAGCTGATGCGTGCGGTCGGCATCCCGGATCCGGCCCGGCGGGTCGATGAATATCCGCATCAGCTCTCGGGCGGCATGAAGCAGCGCATCATGATCGCCATGGCCTTGGCCGGCGACCCGCAGCTCCTGATCGCCGACGAGCCGACCACCGCGCTGGACGTCACCATCCAGGCCCAGGTGCTTCGGCTGTTGAAGGATCTGCAGGCGAAGACCGGCATGGCCGTGCTCCTCATCACCCACGATCTCGGCGTGGTCGCCGAGACGGCGGACCGCTTGGCCGTGATGTACGCGGGCCAGATCCTGGAGACCGCGACCACCGATGCCTTCTTCGCGGCGCCGGCGCATCCCTACAGCCGCCGCTTGATGGAGAGCCTGCCCGGTGCGGACAAACGCAACGGGCGTCTGGCGGTCATCCCGGGACGGGTCCCGCATCTGGACCAGGCGTTCGTCGGCTGCCGGTTCGCCGAGCGTTGTGATGCGGTCATGCCCCGATGCCGTGAACAAGCGCCCGTCTGGCGCGA contains:
- the lon gene encoding endopeptidase La; its protein translation is MAHHDSVSSSASGTFQEVPVLPLRDVVVYPHMVIPLFVGRDKSIRALDAAMASDKQILLIAQKSADVDDPGVKDLHEIGTLANILQLLKLPDGTVKVLVEGHQRARIDRFLTTESSFSANIEPMDETLDVDEREQEVLMRSAVTLFDQYVKLNKKVPPEVLTSLSNIDEAGRLADTMAAHMSLKLDEKQRVLEMIDIQARLEHLMGLMESENDILQMEKRIRGRVKRQMEKNQREYYLNEQMKAIQKELGELEDAPNEIEDLAKRIEAAGMPREAKNKAQGELNKLKLMSPMSAEATVVRNYIDTLVAVPWKKRTRIRNDIKVAEAVLDKDHYGLERVKERILEYLAVQQRVRKLKGPILCLVGPPGVGKTSLGQSIARATNRQFVRMSLGGVRDEAEIRGHRRTYIGALPGKIIQNLSKAGSRNAFFLLDEIDKMAMDFRGDPASALLEVLDPEQNHTFNDHYLEVDFDLSEVMFVGTANTLNIPPALLDRMEVIRLSGYTEDEKVAIAERYLLPKQMKNNGLKDGEVLIRESALRDIIRHYTREAGVRSLEREISKICRKVVKEVLLKKRDTATTVSAKNLEKYLGVQRFRYGRADEHDQVGQVTGLAWTEVGGELLRIESALVPGKGKFTYTGQLGDVMQESIQAAMTVVRSRADALGVPPDFHNTLDVHIHVPEGATPKDGPSAGVAMCTALVSALTKIPVKASVAMTGEITLRGEVLPIGGLKEKLLAAHRGGIETVIIPLENERDLTEIPKNIKQHLHIHPVRWIDEVLDIALTKRPERIAAEVDGSDPITVEEDKREAPAEPVRDQTARLHH
- a CDS encoding ABC transporter permease, giving the protein MTAYIIRRLIYAIPILIGVNLITFVLFFVVNAPDDMARMHLGEKRVTEEAIQTWKQEHGYDRPLLYNADASGLGRFTETIFFEKSIRLFVFDFGSSDNGRDIGYDISQRMWPSLAIAIPVLLVGLAFNISYALFIVFFRATYVDIGSVVLLVAMMSISGLFYIIGGQFLLGKLFHLVPISGYDTGVEAWKFLILPVIVGVIGGIGAGTRWYRTLFLEEISKDYVRTARAKGLSERRVLFRHVLQNALIPILTGVVVVLPLLFMGSLITESFFGIPGLGSYTIDAINSQDFAIVRSMVFLGAVLYIVGLILTDISYTLVDPRVRLQP
- a CDS encoding SurA N-terminal domain-containing protein, which encodes MLQAIRERAQGWLAWVIVGLISIPFALWGIQSYLGVGGEPVVATVNGVDITDRDLSRRAQQARIELRERLGAAYDPALFEEGRLRAEVLDDMIRQTLLLDASNRIGMRVSDEEVRIQILSEPAFQRDGRFDRESYERLLRLQGLSPAQFEEQLRQQLIGNQLLRAVVGSELITSRELDDYRRLAGQTRELSYAVMPAADFQSDAPIGEDEIQAFYAANAARFQSPEMVTLEYLVLDVGELAKGAEIGDDELLRVYEQDQSRFGQPELRSVRHLLATVPQDADEASAQAVEAQVQSIRERILAGEAFDEVARSESQDPGSASEGGSLGTIEQGIMDPVFDMVAFALPEGELSQPVRTRFGYHLIEVTEIIPPAVKSFDEVKEELRAEVSRQRGESLFYDLGERLANVAYETPDSLEPAAEELGLTLQQSDWIGRAGGEGVLGHPRVTGAAFSDEVLVGRNNSDLIEPERDVLRAVVLRVADHRVAAVRPLDEVRDEIVEALRSERAGEAALQAAGTAVEQLRQGMHWSEAMPSAVVETPGAVARDLQSVPAPVRQLAFTLPAPVEGTASVGTTVLENGDVAVIQVTEIKDGDTTPSEGPSPASEAEMLAQLLGRHVYDGMLGDMQLRAKVERKPIKMTSDL
- a CDS encoding ABC transporter permease, translated to MSVLPVVLWTDGLVFLLLALIAAFVFYASGHEHMRAPWRRVVRSRVGVATIVVLGFYVVVGLLDTVHFRLALDRQGDVGAETRYSPEVLSLLDLALSGLRARQEKTYSAPFATHLFVKEAIEQPDGTLLRDYPRLEYGGAHLEDPARQRGFDIAWRAAWGALQGLVIWVLLATGILWLIARSRGETQAATRAAILAGRTPIPWRTALVMLGIMLVSSAVAGELALKYHILGTDKVGEDVFYQTLKSIRTGLLIGTLTTLVMLPAAVLLGIMAGYFRGWVDDVIQYLYTTLNSIPGVLLIAAAILLLQVYMSNHADDFASLVERADLRLLFLVLILGVTSWTGLCRLLRGEALKLREVDYVQASTALGVGHFTLIGRHILPNVMHIVLITLVLDFSGLVLAEAVLSYINIGVDPTMNSWGNMINSARLELARDPVVWWSLTAAFVFMFALVLAANLFADVVRDAFDPRLKGAR
- a CDS encoding ABC transporter substrate-binding protein gives rise to the protein MRSIERFDIGGRFLFGLAAVLLAGCGEAPWNDPYPAGEATSNRVYSSFAERPKHLDPARSYSADEYAFLAQIYEPPLQYHFLLRPYRLVPLTALEVPEPAYFDIDGNPLPQDAPAESIHRSDYLIRIQPGIRYQPHPAFAADETGAYRYHALTARDLRGINPLGDFEQTGTRELTAEDYIHQIKRLAAPWAHSPIAGVMQKHIFGFEDYAESLAQTAETDPLQRVTRLKASEIAGVERVDPYSYRISVKGKYPQFAYWLAMPFFAPMPWEAEVFYAQPGLRERNITLDWYPVGTGPFMLGENNPNLRMVLERNPNFRGEPYPSEGMPDDAASGILADAGRPMPFIEEAVYSLEKESIPRWNKFLQGFYDSSGIASDAFDQAVQIDAGGEPVLTDAMRERGISLLTSVEPSVMYMGFNMLDPVIGGDSEQARLLRRAIAIAVDFEEFISIFTNGRGLVAQGPIPPGIFGYREGEAGINPFVYAWVEGRAVRRGLDEARVLMEQAGYPGGRDRETGRALTINYEAIATGPDDRARLNWIRKQFAKLGIELVIRSTDYNRFQEKIRNGTGQVFMWGWNADYPDPENFLFLLYGPNGKVEHQGENASNYANPEFDRLFNTMRFMDDGPERQAAIDRMVEIARTDAPWLWGFNPKAFSLHHRWMYNASPNQMANNTLKYRRVDPALRERLRHEWNPPILWPLWAIGVLIVVIVLPALWLVWRRERSTAL
- a CDS encoding HU family DNA-binding protein, whose amino-acid sequence is MNKSDEKSAAVKALNKSELIEKMADAADISKAAAGKALDAFTDAIGEALKVGKTVSLIGFGTFAVKERAARTGRNPQTGAAIEIKASKTPSFKAGKALKDAVQ
- a CDS encoding enoyl-ACP reductase, which encodes MGFLSGKKILVTGVASNRSIAWGCAEAMHREGAEIALTYQNDKLKSRVEDMAAKCGSDLTFPLDVGSDSEIEALFSALAERWDGLDGIVHSLAFAPRDQLEGDYVDAVTREGFATAHDISSYSFAALAKAGRGMMQGRNGALVTMTYLGAVRAVPNYNVMGVAKASLEANMRYLAASLGPHGTRVNAVSAGPIRTLAAAGISDFRDMLKKVEERTPLRRNVSIEEVGNAAAFLCSDLASGITGDVLYVDTGYHILGLG